In the genome of Yersinia enterocolitica, the window GAAAGGGGTGAGTTACAAGGCGATGAGTGCAGCGGCGCTGCTGCGCCGTAACTTGTGGATTTATGGGCTGGGTGGCCTATTGGTGCCGTTTGTCGGTATCAAGCTGATCGATCTGGTACTGACCGCCCTAATGATGAGCTGAAAACTCAGTAATTAATGTTTGCAATGGCCACGGCGTGTTTTGCTCGTGGCCGCTATTAAGACCGAATAGAGAGGCAATATCCATGTCATACCTGCGACCTTCATTGGTTCTACTGATATTACTGACACTTATCACCGGGATAGCTTATCCTCTGCTGACTACCGGATTGGCAAAATTGATGTTTGCCGAGCAAGCGCGTGGTTCACTGGCGATGCTGGGTGATGAAGTTGTCGGCTCTACCTTGCTAGGCCAAAACTTTACTCAGCCAGGCTATTTTGCTGGCCGCCCATCGGTAACAGCAGATATGCCTTATAATCCAATGGCCTCTGGTGGGAGTAATCTGTCCATCAGCAATCCCGCACTGGATCAGGTTATCAGTGAGCGAGTAACATTACTGCGTCAGGCTAACCCGACACAAACTGGCCCAGTCCCGGTTGATTTGGTGACAGCATCAGGCAGTGGTCTGGATCCCAGTATTTCACTGGAAGCGGCCTATTATCAGGCTCCCCGCATCGCCAGCGTGCGCCAGATGCCATTGTCTGAAGTGAAGCAGTTGATTGATAGTAGTGTGCAAAAAGCGACACCGAACTTCTTCGGTGAATCTGTGGTGAATGTGCTGAATCTGAATATGGCGTTGGATGCCCAAAGCCCGGTAAAAGTACCGATCAACCCGGCAAAATCTTAAGGACATAACATGGTGGATGCAGAACCAACCCGCCCCGACCCCGACAGCCTGCTCGCAGCAGCCAATGAGAAAACCCGTGGCCGGCTAAAAGTGTTTTTCGGGGCCTGTGCGGGGGTAGGCAAAACTTACGCCATGCTGCAAGAGGCTCAGCGCCTGCGGACTCAAGGGCTGGATGTATTGGTTGGTGTGGTGGAAACACACGGGCGTAGCGAAACCGCAGCGCTGCTCGAAGGGCTGACCATCCTACCGCAAAAGCGAATTCATCACCGCAATCGTCAGGTACGTGAATTTGATTTGGATGCGGCCCTGGCACGCCACCCGGCACTGATCCTGATGGATGAGCTGGCGCACAGTAATGCCTATGGCTCGCGCCATCCGAAACGCTGGCAGGATGTTGAAGAACTGCTGGATGCTGGCATTGATGTGCTGACCACCGTCAATGTACAGCATCTAGAAAGCCTGAATGATGTGGTCGGCGGCGTGACCGGTATCCGGGTGCGGGAAACCGTGCCCGACCATATGTTTGATGAAGCCACTGAAGTGGTTTTGGTCGACCTCCCCCCCGATGACCTGCGCCAGCGGCTGAATGAAGGCAAGGTCTATATTTCGGGTCAGGCGGAGCGAGCCATTGAGCACTTCTTCCGTAAGGGCAATTTAATCGCCCTGCGCGAACTGGCACTGCGCCGTACCGCGGATCGGGTTGATGACCAGATGCGTGCTTTCCGTGACACTCAGGGGCGCGAACGTGTCTGGCATACCCGTGATGCCATTTTATTGTGTATTGGCCATAACAGCGGTAACGAAAAACTGGTCCGAACTGCTGCCCGGCTGGCAGCCCGACTGGGGTGTATCTGGCATGCAGTCTATGTGGAAACACCCCGTCTGCATGGCCTGCCGGAAGCGAAGCGCCGGGCCATTTTACGCACACTAAAATTGGCGCAAGAGTTAGGAGCAGAAACCGCTACGCTGTCAGAACCCCGTGAAGAACAGGCCATCCTGCGTTACGCCCGAGAACATAATCTGGGGAAAATCATCATTGGTCGCCGCACGGAAAAACAGTGGAAACTGCGTGGTAGCTTTGCAGATCGCCTGGGCAAGCTGGGGCCAGATCTGGATTTGGTGATTATTGCACTGGAGGGCGATACCCCCCCCAATGTGGTGAAAGAGAGTGATTCTCGTACCTTTACTGAAAAGTGGCGGATGCAACTGCGTGGCTGTGCGGCAGCCATCGGCTTGTGTGCCCTGATTACGGTGTTATCGCAGTGGCTCATCCCCGGTTTCGATCAAGCCAACCTGGTGATGGTCTACTTACTGGGTGTGGTGATTATTGCACTGTTCTATGGCCGCTGGCCGTCAGTCTTGGCGGCAGTGATTAATGTCGCCAGTTTCGATCTGTTTTTTGTTCAACCGCATGGGTCACTGGCGGTCACTGATGTGCAGTATCTGGTGACGTTTGGCGTGATGCTGATTGTCGGTATCGTGGTGGGTAATCTTACCGCTGGGGTGCGCTATCAAGCCAGAATTGCCCGTTATCGCGAGCAACGCGCTAGGCATTTGTATGAGATGTCGCGCGGATTAAGCCGTGCCCTAACGCCTGCGGATATTGTCAAAACCAGTCGTCATTTTCTCTCCAGCAGTTTTCAAGCGAAAACTGACCTGTTACTGCCACAGGAAGATGGACGCTTGCAGCAAGTCGCCACTGACGAAGGCGGCGCACTTTCTGTTGATGTGGCTATTGCCCGCTGGAGTTTTGACAAAGGCGCACCGGCAGGTGCCGGTACCGACACCCTGCCCGGTGTCCCCTATCAGTTATTACCGTTGACCGCCTCCAAGCAAACTTTTGGCGTGCTGGCAATCGAACCTGCCAACCTGCGCCAATTAATGGTGCCGGAGCAGCAGCGCTTGCTGCAAACCTTTACCAGTCTGATCGCCAATGCTCTGGAAAGGCTACATCTGGCACGCAGTGCCGAATTGGCAAAACTGGATGCCGAACGCGAGCAACTGCGTAACTCACTGCTGGCGGCACTATCTCATGATTTACGTACCCCATTGACGGTGCTATTCGGTCAGGCCGAAATTTTGACGCTGGATCTGGCAGCGGAAGGTTCACGCCATGCGCCGCAAGCCAATCAAATCCGCCAACAAGTGCTGAGTACCACCCGACTGGTGAATAACTTATTGGATATGGCGCGTATTCAATCGGGTGGGTTTAATCTACGTAAAGAGTGGCAATCACTGGAAGAGATCGTGGGTAGCGCCCTGCATATGCTAGAAACCGCCCTCAATCATCATCACATCAACGTCGAGTTACCGGATGAAATGGTGTTGATCAACTGTGACGGCAGCTTACTGGAACGGGTGTTTATCAATTTGTTGGAAAATGCACATAAATATGCCGGTCAGGGGGCATTGCTGGGGATTCGGGCCGCGGTACAAGGTGAGTGGCTAAATGTAGAAGTATGGGATAATGGCCCAGGAGTGACACTTGGGCAAGAACAGCTAATCTTTGATAAATTCTCCCGAGGTAACAAAGAGTCAGCCATTCCCGGTGTCGGCTTGGGTTTAGCCATTTGTCGTGCCATTATTGATGTACACGGCGGGCGTATCTGGGTTGAGAACAATAAAGATGGCGGTGCTAGCTTCCGCTTCACGCTACCACTCGAGAGAGCGCCAGATATTGATGGTGAAAACATTGATAGTGAACACCTTGATGCTGAAAAATGATATACCCTAAATAATTCGAGTTGCAGGAAGGCGGCAACTGAGTAAGTCCCCGGTCACTTACTTAAGTAAGTGACCGGGGTGACAAACCTGCCAGGAGCAGATTTGAACGCTGCTTGCAGCGGCCTCACAGAGGCGAGGCCCATGGACGGGCCGAGTAACGAAAGCAGCCAACACACAAGCAGCTTGAAGTATGACGGGTATAGAACCTATCTCAGTAGGCGTCATTGTTGCAGGCAGTTTGAACACGGACAGAGCGGAAGAACCGGAGCGTACACCGAGTACGTGAGGATTCTGAGCACTGCCCAGGTTCAAAATGGCAAATAAAATAGCCTAATGAAGGAGAAGTGACTATATCCCCGACTAACATTCTAATCGTAGAAGATGAAAAAGAGATCCGGCGCTTTGTTCGTATTGCGCTGGAGAGTGAGGGCTGGCGAGTATTCGAGAGTGATACCTTGCAACGGGGGCTAATTGAAGCCGGTACCCGCAAACCGGACCTGATTATTTTGGATTTGGGGTTACCAGACGGCGATGGGCTGACTTATATTCAAGACCTGCGCCAGTGGAGTGCCATTCCTATTATCGTCTTATCGGCTCGTAACAATGAAGAAGATAAAGTGGCCGCGTTGGATGCCGGAGCCGATGACTACCTAAGCAAACCATTTGGAATCAGTGAGTTATTGGCTAGAGTGCGGGTTGCTTTGCGCCGCCATAGCGGTGGTAGTCAGGAAAGCCCGCTGGTGGGCTTTGCGGATATCAGCGTTGATCTGATTAATCGTCAGGTTACCCGTGCCGGCGAAAATCTGCACCTGACACCGATTGAGTTTCGCCTGCTCTCTGCATTATTGGCGAATGCCGGTAAAGTCATTACCCAGCGCCAGTTATTAAGCCAAGTCTGGGGGCCAAATTATGTCGAACACAGCCACTATCTGCGTATTTATATGGGCCATTTACGGCAGAAATTAGAAACAGACCCGACCCGCCCTAAGCATCTGCTAACTGAAACCGGCGTCGGCTATCGCTTTATCCCGTAACACCTTGTGTGATATAAAAATTTACATTGATACTAGGAAAATAGCTGTCAGCGGCGTAGCATCAAACTTTTAAATGCTAATAGGTCTTATTATTCATGAGTACATGGTTGATTTACGCCCTGCTATCTGCCTTCACCGCCTCTCTGGTCGCTATCTTCGGTAAAATCGGCTTGCAGCAGTTGGATGCCAATACTGCGACTGCCGTTCGTGCTGTCGTGATGGCGCTGTTCCTGGTCGGTGTGGTGTTAGCTCAAGGGAAATTCAATCTGATCAGTGGTGTATTGGCCGATAAAAAAGCCCTGTTATTCATTATTCTCAGTGGCGTTGCGGGTGCGTTATCCTGGCTGTTTTACTTTATGGCTATCAAGCATGGCAATGTCTCTCAAGTGGCCCCGATTGATAAACTCAGTGTGGTTTTTGCGGTAATTCTGGCGGTTATCCTATTTGGTGAAAAAATCTCTCTGCTGGCCAGCTTGGGCGTCGCACTAATTACCGCCGGAGCATTGCTAGTAGCATTGGGGTAATCGGCTCCTGGCAATGGAAAACAGGGCTAAAAGAAGAAATATAATATTAGGTGTCAGCTTATCGGCTGATCTAACTTCTGGCGAAGAAATAGCACCAATAGGCGCTATTTCTTACCGGTTATGACTATTTACCCGCTAGCACTTCACTGACAATATCTACGGCTTCCTGCTCTATCTTTTCACGATGCTCTGGGCTGATAAAACTTTCACAGTAAATTTTGTAAGCGTCTTCAGTACCGGATGGACGGGCCGCAAACCAGCCGTTATCCGTCATCACTTTCAGGCCGCCAATGGATGCACCATTGCCAGGTGCTGTGGTTAAACGGGCAGTAATAGGATCACCCGCCAACATGTTGGCTGTCACCATCTCAGGTGACAGTTTAGACAACGCGTTTTTCTGCGCCTGAGTCGCCGGAGCCTGAATACGGTTATAGCTCGGTGCGCCAAAGCGTTTAGCTAAATCATCATAGTGATGCTGTGGATTTTTACCGGTAACTGCTGTGATTTCTGCTGCCAGCAAACACATGATAATACCGTCTTTATCAGTAGACCACGGCGTGCCATCGAAGCGCAGGAAGGAAGCCCCAGCACTCTCTTCACCGCCAAAACCAAAGCTACCGTCGTGCAAACCGTCAACAAACCATTTAAAGCCGACCGGAACTTCTACCAACTTACGGCCTAAATCAGCCACCACGCGATCAATCATCGCACTGGAGACCAGGGTTTTACCCACGGCCACCTCAGCTCCCCATTGTGGACGGTGCTGGAACAGGTAATTGATCGATACTGCAAGATAATGATTCGGATTCATCAACCCTGCCGGAGTCACAATACCATGGCGGTCATAATCGGGATCGTTAGCAAAAGCTAAATCAAATTTATCGCGTAACGCCAATAAGCCAGCCATGGCGGACTCTGACGAGCAATCCATCCGGATCACGCCATCATGGTCCAGATGCATAAAGCGGAAGGTCTGATCGATAGAATCATTAACCAGTGTTAGATCCAGCTTATAGTGCTCACCAATACGTTGCCAATAAGCAATACCGGAGCCACCGAGAGGATCAACACCTAATTTCAAACCAGCACGTTGAATAGCCGGAATATCGACCACATCCACCAAGCCTGCAACATACGGCTGAATCAAATCTTGCTCACGCAGATGATTACCACGCCAGGCTTTATCCAGCGTTTGGCGTTTGATGCCCTCTAATTTCAGGCTGAGTAACTGATTAGCTCTTTTTTCAATTACCGAGGTCAGATTGGTATCGGCCGGGCCGCCATTCGGTGGGTTGTACTTGATGCCACCATCTTCAGGCGGATTGTGTGACGGTGTGATAACAATGCCGTCAGCCAAGGCTTTCCCCTGCACATTATGGCAGAGAATAGCATGTGAAATCGCCGGGGTTGGTGTAAAACCATTATCTTGCTGTACCACGACATCCACACCATTCGCCGTCAGCACTTCTAATACCGAGATAAATGCCGGTTCAGAGAGTGCATGGGTATCTTTACCCACATAACACGGGCCACTAATGCCATGTTGATGACGAACTTCGGCGATCGCCTGAGCGATTGCTAAGATGTGTGCTTCATTAAAACTGTGGCGTAATGAACTGCCACGATGGCCGGAGGTGCCAAATTTGACCGCATGGGCCGAATTTTCAGCATCTGGCTGCAATACATAATATTGCGACGTTAACTGCGCAACATTTATCAAATCGCTTTGCTGAGCGGGTTGCCCGGCACGAGGGTGATTGGCCACAGTCACTACTCCCTATATATCCCCTTCGCACTTGGAGCCGCAAGCTGCGTTCACTCACCCGAATCGCATATTTGCGTAAGTTCATCGGGATTATGAGCCTCTGATGAGGCTCACCCTGCGGGCCAGTGCAAGTGCTGTTCAACATGGTTTACAACCCATTTGTCGTTCGCTTGCTGCCTACCTGCAACTCCAATTTCTTTGGGTATCGGTTCAACGAAATTAAATAGTCCCGCACACTTTTTCGGTCAAATCCGGCGGGAACTGCATTGCCAGCATGAGATGTTGCACCATACTGCGTTTACGCTCGGTATTGGTATTGGTAATAACCCAGTATGGCGTACCTGGGACATGTTTGGGTTTGGTGTGCGTCCCGTTTTGCAACAATGTCTGTTGGTCACCGGCAAAATAAACCCGGGTGCGACCATGTAATGATTCAGTCGCCTCGGTAAACGCCTGTGCATCCAGCGTGTAAAGTGTGGATAACACCAACATAAAGCGGTTAACCGCCCTATTTTGCTCTGCATACTCATCGGACAACAGCAATTCACGCACTGCACGAACCCGATCTCGTGGTGCTGGAGCTGTAGCCGCTTTCACCGCATCAGTGCTGGCAGGGATACTGGGTACCGGCTGACCGGCCGTAAACTTCAGCATACGTCGTAAAATATCAGACGCGCTCTCGCCAATGTGCTGCGTATGGCTGGCAATATAGCGATAAAGTTCTTCGTCGAGTTCAATAGTTTTCATCTTTATCCAGTACGGGTTTCTACTTTCTTATACATATCTTAGGATTATAAAGTCAAAGTGCGCTGACGAGTACCTTTATAATGGCTTTATCGGGATAAATGGCCCACCCCACCCACAGCAACTCAATAATCTACATATGACTGATGATAAGGCAAATAATTGTGTAACAGCACACCTTTGTTCAGCCATGATATCCTAACTACATTATCTCTCAGTATGAACGTCGCTATGAAATTAAACTTCCGCTTACAAAACGCGCTTTCTGCCACACCTTCCCTGCCAATCATGCTGATTCATGGGCTATTTGGTAATCTGGATAACCTGGGTGTTTTGGCCCGTGACTTGCAAAGAGATCATACCGTGGTTCAGGTTGATATGCGTGACCATGGTTTATCACCCCGCTCACCGCAAGTGGATTACCCTGCAATGGCGCAGGATGTGCTGGAGCTGCTCGACCACCTCGCAATAGAGAAAGCCATTATCATCGGCCATTCGATGGGAGGTAAAGTGGCAATGGCACTGACAGCAATTGCTCCTCATCGTATTGCAAAGCTGGTCGCGATTGATGTCGCCCCGGTTAACTATCAAGTACGCCGCCACGACACTATCTTTACTGCCCTCAATGCTGTGAGTACTGCGGGTATAACCCAGCGACAAGAAGCCGCTCAATTGATGCGTGAGTCGATAAAAGAAGAAGGGGTCATTCAGTTCTTATTGAAATCATTCCACAACGGCGAATGGCGGTTTAATGTGCCCACACTCTGGGATCAATACGAAAATATTGTCGGCTGGCAGCCTATTCCACCGTGGCCGCACCCAATCCTCTTTATTCGCGGTGAGCTGTCGCCATATATTCAAGATAGCCATCGTGATGATATTGCCCGCCAATTTCCGCAAGCCCGTGCCTATGTGGTCGCAGGGACTGGCCACTGGGTACATGCGGAAAAGCCGGATTCTGTCTTGCGGGCTATCCACCGCTTTATTGATGAAAACAGCATCGATGAAAAAGAGGCTGAATAAAAAAAGTACAGCGCACGATGGGGATTGATTAAAAATCATCCCCTGGGGAAAAAAAATGTATTTCCTGTGGAAAAATTGTGCAAAAAAGAACGAATTAGCACAATCTAATCACAGTAAAGCATTGTCGTTGCTCAGTTGGCTGGGGTATTATGGCGCGCTCTAATTTTGCTGCGGACTTCGGTCGCTGTTCACAGATCGTAACCGGTGCAAATGCAAATTCAGGCTGCTGGTATATAGGTTATTCAATGCGCTCAAGCTATGTTCTCAACCTGAAACATGTAAACCGAATCGTCAGACAAGGCTTCGTTACGCTTTCTGATGTAAATCCCTTGTAGTACTGCTACCTATGGCAAAAGAACAAACGGATCGCACGACGCTGGATCTGTTCGCAGATGAACGCCGTCCGGGGCGTCCGAAAACAAATCCATTATCCCGTGATGAGCAGCTTAGAATTAATAAGCGAAATCAACTACGGCGCGATAAAGTGCGTGGCTTACGACGCGTGGAACTGAAGATTAATGCCGATGCCGTCGATGCTCTCAACAGCCTTGCAGAGCAGCGTAACATCAGCCGTAGTGAGCTGATTGAACAAATGTTGCTGGCTCAATTAGCCCATTCACAAGAAGGGTTTTAACCCTATCGGTTACCACGACGGCGTGGCGTAATCACTTACGCTACGCCGTTTTTACTTTACCCCGCTCATACTGAAGTCACCGGGCTGTTAGCGGTTTTTAGAATGTTTCCCAGTTTGCGTTGTTATCCACTCTCGCGCTGGCAGGTGCTGCGGTTAATGGATTTGCCCGTGTTTTCACTGCCGGTTTTACTCGTTCGTCATCTGCCTTTAGTTTAAACACGGCCACCGCCCGGTTTAACTGAGTGGCCTGCTCTTCTAGCGAGGCCGCAGCACGGGAAGCTTGCTGTACTAACGCGGCATTTTGCTGTGTCACACTGTCCATTTCTGCCACCGCTTGTCCGACCTGGCTAATACCTTTGCTCTGTTCATCAGATGCAGAAGCTATCTCACCCATTAAATCGGTCACATTGGTGATGGAACGAACAATTTCATCCATAGTAATACCAG includes:
- a CDS encoding potassium-transporting ATPase subunit KdpC (One of the components of the high-affinity ATP-driven potassium transport (or KDP)system, which catalyzes the hydrolysis of ATP coupled with the exchange of hydrogen and potassium ions. The C subunit may be involved in assembly of the KDP complex) gives rise to the protein MSYLRPSLVLLILLTLITGIAYPLLTTGLAKLMFAEQARGSLAMLGDEVVGSTLLGQNFTQPGYFAGRPSVTADMPYNPMASGGSNLSISNPALDQVISERVTLLRQANPTQTGPVPVDLVTASGSGLDPSISLEAAYYQAPRIASVRQMPLSEVKQLIDSSVQKATPNFFGESVVNVLNLNMALDAQSPVKVPINPAKS
- a CDS encoding two-component system sensor histidine kinase KdbD — its product is MVDAEPTRPDPDSLLAAANEKTRGRLKVFFGACAGVGKTYAMLQEAQRLRTQGLDVLVGVVETHGRSETAALLEGLTILPQKRIHHRNRQVREFDLDAALARHPALILMDELAHSNAYGSRHPKRWQDVEELLDAGIDVLTTVNVQHLESLNDVVGGVTGIRVRETVPDHMFDEATEVVLVDLPPDDLRQRLNEGKVYISGQAERAIEHFFRKGNLIALRELALRRTADRVDDQMRAFRDTQGRERVWHTRDAILLCIGHNSGNEKLVRTAARLAARLGCIWHAVYVETPRLHGLPEAKRRAILRTLKLAQELGAETATLSEPREEQAILRYAREHNLGKIIIGRRTEKQWKLRGSFADRLGKLGPDLDLVIIALEGDTPPNVVKESDSRTFTEKWRMQLRGCAAAIGLCALITVLSQWLIPGFDQANLVMVYLLGVVIIALFYGRWPSVLAAVINVASFDLFFVQPHGSLAVTDVQYLVTFGVMLIVGIVVGNLTAGVRYQARIARYREQRARHLYEMSRGLSRALTPADIVKTSRHFLSSSFQAKTDLLLPQEDGRLQQVATDEGGALSVDVAIARWSFDKGAPAGAGTDTLPGVPYQLLPLTASKQTFGVLAIEPANLRQLMVPEQQRLLQTFTSLIANALERLHLARSAELAKLDAEREQLRNSLLAALSHDLRTPLTVLFGQAEILTLDLAAEGSRHAPQANQIRQQVLSTTRLVNNLLDMARIQSGGFNLRKEWQSLEEIVGSALHMLETALNHHHINVELPDEMVLINCDGSLLERVFINLLENAHKYAGQGALLGIRAAVQGEWLNVEVWDNGPGVTLGQEQLIFDKFSRGNKESAIPGVGLGLAICRAIIDVHGGRIWVENNKDGGASFRFTLPLERAPDIDGENIDSEHLDAEK
- a CDS encoding two-component system response regulator KdpE, producing the protein MTISPTNILIVEDEKEIRRFVRIALESEGWRVFESDTLQRGLIEAGTRKPDLIILDLGLPDGDGLTYIQDLRQWSAIPIIVLSARNNEEDKVAALDAGADDYLSKPFGISELLARVRVALRRHSGGSQESPLVGFADISVDLINRQVTRAGENLHLTPIEFRLLSALLANAGKVITQRQLLSQVWGPNYVEHSHYLRIYMGHLRQKLETDPTRPKHLLTETGVGYRFIP
- a CDS encoding EamA family transporter yields the protein MSTWLIYALLSAFTASLVAIFGKIGLQQLDANTATAVRAVVMALFLVGVVLAQGKFNLISGVLADKKALLFIILSGVAGALSWLFYFMAIKHGNVSQVAPIDKLSVVFAVILAVILFGEKISLLASLGVALITAGALLVALG
- a CDS encoding alpha-D-glucose phosphate-specific phosphoglucomutase (catalyzes the interconversion of alpha-D-glucose 1-phosphate to alpha-D-glucose 6-phosphate) → MANHPRAGQPAQQSDLINVAQLTSQYYVLQPDAENSAHAVKFGTSGHRGSSLRHSFNEAHILAIAQAIAEVRHQHGISGPCYVGKDTHALSEPAFISVLEVLTANGVDVVVQQDNGFTPTPAISHAILCHNVQGKALADGIVITPSHNPPEDGGIKYNPPNGGPADTNLTSVIEKRANQLLSLKLEGIKRQTLDKAWRGNHLREQDLIQPYVAGLVDVVDIPAIQRAGLKLGVDPLGGSGIAYWQRIGEHYKLDLTLVNDSIDQTFRFMHLDHDGVIRMDCSSESAMAGLLALRDKFDLAFANDPDYDRHGIVTPAGLMNPNHYLAVSINYLFQHRPQWGAEVAVGKTLVSSAMIDRVVADLGRKLVEVPVGFKWFVDGLHDGSFGFGGEESAGASFLRFDGTPWSTDKDGIIMCLLAAEITAVTGKNPQHHYDDLAKRFGAPSYNRIQAPATQAQKNALSKLSPEMVTANMLAGDPITARLTTAPGNGASIGGLKVMTDNGWFAARPSGTEDAYKIYCESFISPEHREKIEQEAVDIVSEVLAGK
- a CDS encoding replication initiation negative regulator SeqA: MKTIELDEELYRYIASHTQHIGESASDILRRMLKFTAGQPVPSIPASTDAVKAATAPAPRDRVRAVRELLLSDEYAEQNRAVNRFMLVLSTLYTLDAQAFTEATESLHGRTRVYFAGDQQTLLQNGTHTKPKHVPGTPYWVITNTNTERKRSMVQHLMLAMQFPPDLTEKVCGTI
- a CDS encoding alpha/beta hydrolase, translated to MKLNFRLQNALSATPSLPIMLIHGLFGNLDNLGVLARDLQRDHTVVQVDMRDHGLSPRSPQVDYPAMAQDVLELLDHLAIEKAIIIGHSMGGKVAMALTAIAPHRIAKLVAIDVAPVNYQVRRHDTIFTALNAVSTAGITQRQEAAQLMRESIKEEGVIQFLLKSFHNGEWRFNVPTLWDQYENIVGWQPIPPWPHPILFIRGELSPYIQDSHRDDIARQFPQARAYVVAGTGHWVHAEKPDSVLRAIHRFIDENSIDEKEAE
- a CDS encoding LexA regulated protein, producing MAKEQTDRTTLDLFADERRPGRPKTNPLSRDEQLRINKRNQLRRDKVRGLRRVELKINADAVDALNSLAEQRNISRSELIEQMLLAQLAHSQEGF